One window of the Brevibacterium limosum genome contains the following:
- a CDS encoding protein kinase domain-containing protein — MTARRDPLIGTVLNDRYRIDAKIARGGMAMVYRGTDLRLDREIAIKVMHEHLISDDTFVERFRREAINAGRLTHPNLVAIHDQARDGDIVYLVMEYLPSVTLRRELKHRGTFTPRQAIVVLDAILAALEAVHSTGIIHRDLKPDNVLLGTDGQVKLADFGLARAVTTATTTKTLIGTVGYVAPELVTRAGADSRTDLYTVGIMFYEMLTGAQPYTDDVPIQVAYRHVHDTVPPPSDVVDRLSPRLDALVLWATSKDPEDRPADAAEFRLALAEARAEMSEAELDLGDPQIAAGEHSPALTASIDLGEEVPKEKKSRTDEIPYLEGEDDETGAEAADDDSADAPSGAAGGAGVAAAAGIGGVTTAVTSGDESEDDSDSDAEPTAYGSSGSPAETSDDDSTGDHRGDEVGAAVGVAAGAGAAGAAASSGSGSGSGGDSADGPGDANESDDDDKAAVAAVAAPTSAKTHPRRRRVLVSLVAVVAVLALVAWLVIANLPEPTSIVPGQLAGKKVDEVTSQLEDNDLRAEPKEVFDDSVPAGEVIGTEPVSGSELAPDSTVTVVVSKGEEKFAVPKLEGLSRSDAETALKKANLAVGKVEGKYSDSVGNDQIISASQKPGTKLSKGEEIDLVVSKGVAPIPVPNVEGLTFDAAYATLAKRGFRVGKDEVFSDDVPKGKVVSQFPKSTEAKPANTLIIVRVSKGKEKKEDSDSKDDKKDEKSKDGDSEDKKSDDDKKDSDKDK, encoded by the coding sequence GTGACCGCCCGCCGAGATCCCCTCATCGGCACGGTGCTCAATGACCGATACCGCATCGATGCCAAGATCGCCCGCGGCGGCATGGCCATGGTCTACCGCGGCACCGACCTGCGACTCGACCGTGAGATCGCGATCAAGGTCATGCACGAGCACCTCATCTCCGATGACACGTTCGTCGAACGCTTCCGCCGGGAGGCCATCAACGCCGGTCGGCTCACCCATCCGAACCTCGTGGCCATCCATGATCAGGCTCGTGACGGCGATATCGTCTACCTCGTCATGGAGTACCTGCCCTCGGTGACGCTGCGCCGTGAGCTCAAGCACCGCGGCACTTTCACCCCACGCCAGGCGATCGTCGTCCTCGACGCGATCCTCGCCGCGCTGGAAGCCGTGCACTCGACGGGCATCATCCACCGTGATCTCAAGCCCGACAATGTGCTGTTGGGCACGGATGGCCAGGTCAAGCTCGCCGACTTCGGTCTGGCCCGTGCCGTGACCACGGCGACGACGACGAAGACCCTGATCGGCACCGTCGGCTATGTCGCTCCCGAGCTCGTCACCAGGGCCGGAGCCGATTCCCGCACCGACCTGTACACGGTCGGCATCATGTTCTACGAGATGCTCACCGGCGCTCAGCCGTACACCGACGATGTGCCGATCCAGGTCGCGTACCGTCACGTCCACGACACCGTTCCGCCTCCGTCGGACGTCGTTGACCGGCTGAGTCCGCGCCTGGACGCGCTCGTTCTGTGGGCGACGTCGAAGGATCCCGAGGATCGTCCCGCCGATGCCGCCGAGTTCCGTCTGGCGCTGGCCGAAGCGCGTGCGGAGATGAGCGAAGCCGAGCTCGACCTCGGCGATCCGCAGATCGCTGCCGGTGAGCACTCCCCCGCACTCACCGCGAGCATCGACCTCGGCGAGGAAGTCCCGAAGGAGAAGAAGTCCCGGACGGACGAGATCCCGTACCTCGAGGGTGAGGACGACGAGACCGGCGCCGAGGCGGCCGATGACGACAGTGCTGACGCGCCGTCGGGTGCGGCGGGAGGAGCCGGGGTCGCCGCCGCTGCCGGAATCGGCGGCGTCACCACCGCCGTGACCTCGGGAGACGAGTCGGAGGACGACAGCGACTCCGATGCCGAACCAACCGCCTACGGTTCCTCAGGGTCCCCTGCCGAAACGTCGGACGACGACAGCACCGGCGATCACCGCGGCGACGAGGTCGGCGCGGCAGTCGGCGTCGCCGCCGGAGCCGGCGCAGCGGGCGCTGCCGCAAGCAGCGGTTCAGGTTCCGGTTCCGGTGGCGACTCGGCGGATGGGCCCGGCGACGCGAACGAATCGGATGACGATGACAAAGCCGCGGTCGCGGCCGTTGCCGCCCCCACCTCGGCGAAAACACATCCTCGACGTCGCCGCGTGCTCGTCTCACTCGTCGCCGTCGTCGCCGTATTGGCACTCGTGGCCTGGCTCGTGATCGCGAACCTGCCTGAACCCACCTCGATCGTGCCCGGCCAGCTGGCCGGCAAGAAGGTCGACGAGGTCACCTCGCAGCTCGAGGACAATGACCTCAGGGCCGAGCCCAAGGAGGTCTTCGACGACTCCGTTCCGGCGGGCGAGGTCATCGGCACCGAACCGGTCAGCGGTTCCGAACTCGCCCCGGATTCGACCGTCACGGTCGTCGTGTCCAAGGGCGAGGAGAAGTTCGCTGTTCCCAAGCTCGAAGGACTCAGCCGCTCCGACGCCGAGACGGCGCTGAAGAAGGCGAACCTCGCCGTCGGCAAGGTCGAGGGGAAGTACAGCGACTCGGTCGGCAACGACCAGATCATCTCGGCCTCGCAGAAGCCCGGGACGAAGCTGTCGAAGGGCGAGGAGATCGATCTCGTCGTCTCCAAGGGTGTCGCACCGATCCCGGTTCCCAACGTTGAGGGCCTGACCTTCGACGCCGCCTATGCGACCCTGGCCAAGCGCGGGTTCCGCGTCGGCAAGGACGAAGTGTTCTCCGACGACGTGCCCAAGGGCAAGGTCGTCTCGCAGTTCCCGAAGAGCACCGAGGCGAAGCCTGCGAACACACTCATCATCGTCCGGGTGTCCAAGGGCAAGGAGAAGAAGGAAGACTCCGATTCGAAGGACGATAAGAAGGACGAGAAGTCCAAGGACGGCGATTCCGAGGACAAGAAGTCGGACGACGACAAGAAGGACAGCGACAAGGACAAGTGA
- a CDS encoding lytic transglycosylase — translation MTRPRRHKPVTAAPDIRAASKVNSTGPIPGAERVDPENESATEVAPITESPDENASSDAQAASATSPDSDSSPATGDRPASSEDRLPSSGDQSTSSDDQSTPSDEPADDVSGRTSDDENLAAAGTGPQWISGTAGATVPVTHGGRTYKAKQGDTLYGVASKHGVSVPALAELNRISPRQNLHQGQVLSLPEKNDLPDDDPSHVVAPGETLQTIAARHGITPATLRQANAMGDDSFITVGELLLLRPSKARPRRTAPEAPSDIPRVAASAQVEGIRPSVLHAARLNKYTLLHRRHPAPAQAKLLVASLSVELGADPALMQAVAAQESGFQHTTVSAGNAIGIMQITPRSGRWASDIVGRGLDLLDIEDNIVAGTVILGWLIETAESENEAVAGYYQDLRSVRADGLLPETKAFVRAVQLQRARLQEAL, via the coding sequence ATGACACGACCGCGACGGCACAAGCCCGTCACCGCCGCTCCTGACATCCGCGCCGCATCGAAGGTGAATTCGACCGGTCCGATCCCAGGAGCCGAACGGGTCGACCCCGAAAACGAATCCGCCACCGAGGTGGCCCCCATCACCGAATCCCCCGACGAGAACGCATCCTCCGACGCACAGGCCGCCTCGGCGACATCGCCGGACTCGGACTCGTCCCCGGCGACCGGCGATCGGCCCGCATCCTCCGAGGATCGGCTCCCGTCCTCCGGCGATCAGTCCACGTCGTCCGACGATCAGTCCACGCCGTCCGACGAACCGGCCGACGACGTCTCCGGCCGCACGTCCGATGACGAGAACCTCGCGGCTGCTGGTACCGGGCCGCAGTGGATCTCGGGCACCGCGGGCGCGACCGTTCCCGTCACCCACGGCGGGCGCACGTACAAGGCCAAGCAGGGCGACACCCTCTACGGTGTGGCCAGCAAACACGGCGTCTCCGTGCCCGCACTGGCCGAGCTCAACCGCATCTCGCCGCGTCAGAACCTCCACCAGGGTCAGGTCCTGTCCCTGCCGGAGAAGAACGACCTGCCCGATGATGATCCCTCGCACGTCGTCGCCCCCGGTGAGACCCTGCAGACAATCGCCGCTCGGCACGGAATCACACCGGCGACCCTGCGGCAGGCCAACGCCATGGGTGATGACTCATTCATCACGGTCGGTGAGCTGCTTCTGCTGCGCCCGTCGAAGGCCCGCCCGCGTCGCACCGCACCTGAAGCGCCGAGTGATATCCCCCGCGTCGCCGCCAGCGCGCAGGTCGAAGGCATCCGTCCCTCTGTGCTCCACGCGGCACGGCTGAACAAATACACTCTGCTGCACCGTCGTCATCCGGCCCCGGCACAGGCGAAGCTGCTCGTCGCCTCTCTGTCGGTCGAACTCGGCGCCGATCCTGCCCTCATGCAGGCTGTCGCCGCGCAGGAGTCCGGTTTCCAGCACACGACAGTCTCGGCCGGCAACGCGATCGGCATCATGCAGATCACTCCCCGCTCCGGTCGCTGGGCGTCCGATATCGTCGGCCGCGGACTCGACCTGCTCGACATCGAGGACAATATCGTCGCCGGCACCGTCATCCTCGGTTGGCTCATAGAGACAGCCGAATCCGAGAACGAAGCCGTCGCCGGCTACTACCAGGACCTGCGCTCGGTTCGCGCCGACGGACTGCTGCCGGAGACGAAGGCCTTCGTCCGGGCCGTCCAGCTGCAGCGTGCGCGTCTGCAGGAGGCGCTGTGA
- a CDS encoding Rv2175c family DNA-binding protein yields MNTEELVQDWAPLPDIAELTGLGISQVRRLLEDGAICGIKIGTPKVLRVPLAFFVNGEVVKPLKGTLHTLYDAGFDYEEAIVWLFTHDESLPGRPIDLLRAGNKKEVRRRAQALAF; encoded by the coding sequence GTGAATACCGAAGAACTCGTCCAGGACTGGGCCCCGCTGCCCGACATCGCAGAACTCACCGGGCTCGGCATCTCCCAAGTGCGGAGGCTGCTCGAAGACGGTGCCATCTGCGGCATCAAGATCGGCACGCCGAAGGTTCTTCGGGTGCCCTTGGCTTTCTTCGTCAACGGTGAGGTCGTCAAACCGCTCAAGGGCACCCTGCACACCCTCTACGACGCCGGATTCGACTACGAAGAAGCCATCGTGTGGCTCTTCACCCACGACGAGTCCCTGCCCGGTCGTCCCATCGACCTGCTTCGCGCCGGCAACAAGAAGGAAGTGCGCCGCCGCGCTCAGGCCCTCGCGTTCTGA
- a CDS encoding polyprenyl synthetase family protein, translating into MTSHNSVTPDEHRASSAPTSSAAPAPSEATAPSEATAPPEATAALPALIESLDSPESIAAEVSAQLEAFLAEKAAEFEAISPDATAIGEALIEFTRGGKRIRPVLLWWGFQLAGGDVRPTTGTAADVTAGLAQAAGSLELLHAAALIHDDVIDNSDTRRGRPALHRQFEARHQRSGFHGDGASFGVSASIVIGDICLALSEELFERSQEALGGSRPARELRGTVRRDVMVGQYLDVLAEVIPLDDDRIADRAWEVLSFKSAKYSVEQPLLLGAALTGADEDLLAEISGFGLPLGQAFQLRDDVLGIAGDPQATGKPAGDDIREGKRTVLIAETAARISADQLEVLASRLGVPDLTDAEVAECVDMITDSGGLAAVESFIADKHAHAATVVDTWARSGSGAVSAAVSDASARVRIGSAAQDRLKGFATALSYRSS; encoded by the coding sequence ATGACCTCACACAATTCAGTGACGCCCGACGAGCACCGCGCGTCCTCCGCACCCACATCGTCAGCCGCACCCGCCCCGTCCGAGGCGACCGCCCCGTCCGAGGCGACCGCCCCACCCGAGGCGACCGCTGCCCTCCCCGCCCTCATCGAGTCTCTCGATTCCCCGGAGTCCATCGCCGCCGAGGTGTCCGCCCAGCTGGAGGCGTTCCTCGCCGAGAAGGCCGCCGAGTTCGAGGCGATCTCACCCGATGCGACTGCGATCGGCGAAGCACTCATCGAGTTCACCCGCGGCGGCAAGAGGATCCGCCCCGTCCTGCTGTGGTGGGGCTTCCAGCTCGCCGGCGGTGACGTCCGCCCGACGACCGGCACCGCCGCCGACGTCACTGCGGGTCTGGCGCAGGCGGCCGGGTCGCTCGAACTGCTGCACGCCGCCGCGCTCATCCACGATGATGTCATCGACAATTCGGACACCCGCCGCGGTCGGCCGGCGCTGCACCGCCAATTCGAAGCCCGGCATCAGCGCTCCGGGTTCCACGGCGACGGTGCCTCCTTCGGCGTCTCCGCCTCCATCGTCATCGGCGATATCTGCCTGGCGCTGAGCGAAGAGCTCTTCGAACGTTCGCAGGAGGCCTTGGGCGGCAGCCGCCCGGCCCGCGAACTGCGCGGAACCGTGCGCCGCGATGTCATGGTCGGCCAGTACCTCGATGTGCTCGCCGAGGTCATCCCCCTCGACGACGACCGGATCGCCGATCGCGCGTGGGAGGTCCTCAGCTTCAAGTCAGCGAAGTATTCGGTCGAACAGCCGCTCCTCCTCGGCGCGGCGCTGACCGGGGCGGACGAAGATCTGCTCGCGGAGATCTCCGGCTTCGGCCTCCCCCTGGGGCAGGCGTTCCAACTGCGCGACGATGTCCTCGGCATCGCCGGCGACCCGCAGGCCACGGGCAAACCCGCCGGCGACGATATCCGCGAAGGCAAACGGACCGTGCTCATCGCCGAGACCGCGGCCCGGATCTCGGCCGACCAGCTCGAGGTCCTCGCCTCACGTCTGGGCGTTCCGGATCTCACCGACGCCGAGGTGGCCGAATGCGTTGACATGATCACCGACTCGGGAGGCCTCGCCGCCGTCGAATCCTTCATCGCCGACAAACACGCCCACGCAGCGACGGTCGTCGACACGTGGGCGCGAAGCGGCTCAGGTGCCGTGTCAGCGGCAGTGTCGGACGCCTCGGCGCGGGTGCGCATCGGATCGGCGGCGCAGGACAGACTCAAGGGATTCGCGACAGCGCTGAGCTACCGCTCCAGCTGA
- the dinB gene encoding DNA polymerase IV, with the protein MSRKQLARSGGDLSRLGTDDAGATILHLDMDSFFVSVELLSRPHLVGRPVIVGGRSGRGVVVSASYEAREFGVHAAMPMSRAMNLCPIAEVIPPSHGLYSSYSRQVFDLVSEVTPDVRQVSVDEAYVDVSGAVRRLGSPVEITTRLRAQIHERTGLSASVGIAVSRVVAKLASTRAKPNGQLLVPVAATQEFLDPMPIEALPGVGEKTQEGFFRYGIRLIGDLAAVDEDWAARVFGAQGHQLWRAAHGQDSSGFDQQAKEHSISAENTFGEDIWDLDVLEHELLRLADKVAYRVRAEGKVATSLGLKYRLGDFTTLSRSVTLSAPTDLAREMYEALRPALRKLREQRAQGVRLLGVRAAGLSDFAVTGRQATLDEPEHSGREAEVALDEVRRRFGSEAISQASLLRRRPDA; encoded by the coding sequence ATGAGTCGGAAGCAGCTGGCACGATCCGGAGGCGATCTGAGCCGACTGGGCACTGACGACGCCGGTGCCACCATCCTCCACCTCGACATGGACTCGTTCTTCGTCTCCGTCGAGCTGCTCAGCCGACCCCACCTCGTCGGACGCCCCGTCATCGTCGGCGGCCGCAGCGGACGCGGAGTCGTCGTCTCGGCCAGCTACGAAGCGCGCGAATTCGGGGTGCATGCGGCGATGCCGATGTCGAGGGCCATGAATCTGTGCCCCATCGCCGAGGTGATCCCACCGTCCCATGGCCTGTACTCCTCTTACTCCCGCCAGGTCTTCGACCTCGTCTCCGAGGTGACCCCCGACGTGCGGCAGGTCAGCGTCGACGAAGCCTATGTCGACGTCTCCGGTGCCGTGCGTCGTCTCGGATCGCCGGTGGAGATCACCACCCGGCTGCGAGCACAGATCCACGAGCGCACGGGGCTGAGCGCCTCGGTCGGCATCGCCGTCAGTCGAGTCGTGGCCAAACTCGCTTCCACCCGGGCGAAGCCGAACGGTCAGCTCCTCGTGCCGGTGGCCGCGACTCAGGAATTCCTCGACCCGATGCCGATCGAAGCGCTGCCCGGAGTGGGGGAGAAGACGCAGGAGGGGTTCTTCCGCTACGGCATCCGGCTCATCGGCGATCTTGCCGCAGTCGACGAGGATTGGGCCGCACGTGTCTTCGGTGCCCAGGGCCATCAGCTGTGGCGAGCCGCTCACGGCCAGGACTCCTCCGGATTCGACCAGCAGGCCAAGGAGCATTCGATCAGCGCGGAGAACACCTTCGGCGAGGACATCTGGGACCTCGATGTGCTCGAACACGAACTGCTGCGTCTGGCCGACAAGGTCGCGTACAGGGTCCGTGCCGAAGGAAAAGTGGCCACGAGCCTCGGACTGAAGTACCGCCTCGGCGATTTCACCACCCTGTCGAGGTCGGTGACCCTGTCGGCTCCGACGGACCTGGCCCGGGAGATGTATGAGGCGCTGCGGCCGGCCCTGCGCAAGCTGCGCGAGCAGCGCGCCCAGGGAGTCAGGCTGCTCGGCGTCAGGGCCGCGGGTCTCAGCGATTTCGCCGTCACCGGGCGGCAGGCCACCTTGGACGAACCGGAGCATTCCGGACGCGAAGCCGAGGTCGCCCTCGACGAGGTGAGACGTCGATTCGGCAGCGAAGCGATCTCTCAGGCCTCGCTTCTGCGCAGGCGACCCGACGCCTGA
- a CDS encoding DUF3040 domain-containing protein encodes MPLSDHEQQLLDQLEKQLRSEDPRFARNISETQAAATGPGFSAKRFVLGILIALAGLAATILAISLISSSTWWIALGVVGFGLMVAGMYWAFSRPGRAHTTQTDSRNSGAKSGSKGGAGFMSRMEDRWEKRQRGE; translated from the coding sequence ATGCCACTCTCCGATCACGAACAGCAGCTGTTGGATCAACTGGAGAAGCAGCTGCGCAGTGAAGACCCTCGTTTTGCCCGGAATATCTCGGAAACCCAGGCCGCGGCCACGGGTCCCGGGTTCTCCGCCAAGCGCTTCGTCCTCGGCATCCTCATCGCTCTGGCCGGACTGGCCGCGACGATCCTCGCGATCTCGCTCATCTCCAGTTCGACTTGGTGGATCGCCCTCGGCGTCGTCGGATTCGGCCTCATGGTCGCCGGAATGTACTGGGCGTTCAGCCGTCCCGGCCGTGCGCACACCACTCAGACCGACTCTCGGAACTCCGGAGCGAAGTCCGGCTCCAAGGGCGGGGCCGGGTTCATGAGCCGGATGGAAGACCGGTGGGAGAAGCGCCAGCGCGGCGAATGA
- a CDS encoding YdcF family protein: MPVRALGIAGAVLAGVFAFAEAAHWRSSRRRLGDGRGVVSCRAQPQGLTGLSTEPRMTAGSNQIIVVLGYANHGERPNGINRFRARAGLRTIDPAARSTVLIFCGGAVIRRTPEALILERFARRTLGFTGRSLLETQSSSTWENIANAIPLIDEELTPASTISVVSNSHHAEKARDHLWQMRPDLARRLVRGGDYRFGEHPWVRPIAAVRGLMALRMLDRENAGQAISSDD; encoded by the coding sequence ATGCCCGTCCGCGCGCTCGGGATCGCCGGTGCGGTCCTCGCGGGAGTCTTCGCCTTCGCCGAGGCGGCGCACTGGCGATCGAGCCGCCGACGCCTCGGCGACGGCCGTGGAGTGGTGAGCTGTCGAGCACAGCCTCAGGGCCTGACCGGGTTGAGCACAGAGCCCCGGATGACGGCAGGCAGCAATCAGATCATCGTTGTGCTCGGGTACGCCAACCACGGGGAGCGGCCGAACGGAATCAACCGCTTCCGGGCCCGTGCCGGCCTGCGGACGATCGATCCGGCGGCACGTTCGACCGTCCTCATCTTCTGCGGGGGAGCCGTCATCAGGCGGACACCGGAGGCGCTCATCCTCGAACGCTTCGCCCGTCGGACGCTCGGCTTCACCGGCCGATCTCTGCTGGAGACGCAGAGCTCATCGACGTGGGAGAACATCGCCAACGCGATTCCGCTCATCGACGAGGAACTCACACCTGCCTCGACGATCAGCGTCGTCTCGAACTCCCACCATGCGGAGAAGGCCCGTGACCACCTGTGGCAGATGCGACCGGATCTGGCACGTCGCCTCGTGCGCGGGGGAGACTACCGATTCGGCGAACATCCGTGGGTCAGACCCATCGCCGCCGTGCGCGGTCTGATGGCCCTGCGGATGCTTGACCGAGAGAACGCCGGACAGGCCATCAGTTCGGACGATTGA
- a CDS encoding transglutaminase family protein — protein MSLDTPPTRPRGVASEPPVQGRSARVSTGDERPGTGWLEAIVVFVAMTLTAVAVSAVFKDFAWLPPVLVAVAVVVIIGAVFRTVPVLRSSGTAVIAQCVAGLIAVFVVCAGNSLLLGFIPTGESFGTIVDLLSEGVSDLYATAPPAASTPGFIAMLTIAFTLITILIDGLVSDLRAPKVGGVLLLVLWMIPVYFASQEVQWWHVVAILAAFLLLMLSPYLPATRWRGGMTAILAGALALAIGIGLPVLLPPVPSLPDRASKGQGDLTVTNPFLNLRQNLGDRDDSTLFSFQTTDEDADPIRLTSIDDFDGEAWAPSPFSLDLFAIAADGMPWPEGMPRDENFREETISVTVGDRYDQQYLPSPYAPQQPKDLDRRWIFDDKTLTIVGNGEKTGGLQYSMDYLSPNPDVEDLQSATPVSESDFETELAVPDSLPTSVQETAERVTADAQNQWEAAVMLQAYFRGGDFEYSLDAPERAGGDAISDFLADKQGYCVQFSSAMTIMARTMGIPARIGVGFAGGDEAGNSYDVSMQDSHAWPELYFEGAGWVRFEPTPGGPAGDPPKWTLADGAGQQEDSDESESASPSEEPTESASPTGGSDEPTEEETSTQAAEPAGSDLSTVFGIAAVVLVLLLLAALPAIWRSILRSRRTKDPHDLEAVWTEVRALATDFGQSLDSSRTLRFNELVLAGAVPAAGASAAGGAAAGSADVSSSAGTAAGSTGPETDPETGEPVRRSAAELAAGSGAAADGDGAAGSSAFDRSDERLKRLSSPAPTGPEAAGRDDSALSAFVDALEAQRYGAAAESLDDSEVRALIDEVSTELSERATPGSRISARIWPASLFNRPN, from the coding sequence ATGAGCCTCGATACTCCTCCCACCCGTCCGCGCGGGGTTGCTTCCGAACCTCCTGTGCAGGGCCGGTCGGCCCGCGTGTCGACAGGTGATGAGCGTCCGGGCACCGGCTGGCTCGAAGCGATCGTCGTCTTCGTCGCCATGACTCTGACCGCTGTCGCCGTATCCGCGGTGTTCAAGGACTTCGCCTGGCTGCCGCCCGTGCTGGTCGCCGTCGCCGTCGTCGTCATCATCGGTGCCGTGTTCCGGACCGTCCCCGTGCTGCGCTCGAGCGGCACAGCGGTCATCGCTCAGTGCGTGGCCGGTCTCATCGCGGTCTTCGTCGTCTGCGCCGGGAATTCGCTGCTGCTCGGGTTCATACCGACGGGCGAGTCCTTCGGAACGATCGTCGACCTGCTCTCCGAGGGAGTCAGCGACCTCTACGCGACTGCTCCCCCGGCCGCGAGCACTCCGGGCTTCATCGCGATGCTCACGATCGCCTTCACCCTCATCACGATCCTCATCGACGGCCTCGTCTCGGACCTGCGGGCGCCGAAGGTCGGAGGTGTGCTGCTGCTCGTGCTGTGGATGATCCCCGTCTACTTCGCCTCTCAGGAAGTCCAGTGGTGGCATGTGGTCGCGATCCTCGCGGCCTTCCTGCTGCTCATGCTCAGCCCTTATCTGCCGGCGACCCGCTGGCGCGGCGGGATGACGGCGATCCTGGCCGGAGCTCTGGCTCTGGCGATCGGCATCGGTCTGCCCGTTCTGCTGCCGCCGGTGCCGAGCCTGCCCGATCGGGCCTCGAAGGGCCAAGGCGATCTGACGGTGACGAACCCGTTCCTCAACCTGCGCCAGAACCTCGGCGATCGTGACGATTCGACGCTGTTCAGTTTCCAGACGACGGATGAGGACGCGGATCCGATCAGGTTGACGTCCATCGATGATTTCGACGGAGAGGCCTGGGCACCGAGCCCGTTCAGCCTCGATCTTTTCGCGATCGCCGCCGACGGCATGCCATGGCCTGAGGGGATGCCGCGGGATGAGAACTTCAGGGAAGAGACGATCAGCGTCACTGTCGGTGACAGATACGACCAGCAGTATCTGCCGTCGCCGTATGCACCGCAGCAGCCGAAGGATCTGGATCGGCGGTGGATCTTCGACGACAAGACTCTGACGATCGTCGGCAACGGTGAGAAGACCGGTGGCCTGCAGTATTCGATGGACTACCTGTCCCCGAACCCCGATGTCGAAGATCTGCAGTCTGCGACTCCGGTGTCCGAGAGCGACTTCGAGACCGAACTCGCCGTCCCCGATTCTCTGCCGACCAGTGTGCAGGAGACCGCGGAGCGGGTCACCGCCGATGCACAGAACCAGTGGGAGGCCGCAGTCATGTTGCAGGCGTACTTCCGCGGCGGTGATTTCGAGTATTCGCTCGATGCTCCCGAACGTGCCGGCGGCGATGCGATCTCGGACTTCCTGGCCGATAAGCAGGGCTACTGCGTCCAGTTCTCCTCGGCCATGACGATCATGGCCCGGACGATGGGTATTCCGGCCCGTATCGGCGTCGGATTCGCCGGCGGAGATGAAGCCGGGAACAGCTATGACGTGAGCATGCAGGATTCGCATGCATGGCCCGAACTGTACTTCGAAGGCGCCGGTTGGGTCCGTTTCGAACCCACCCCCGGCGGTCCCGCCGGCGATCCGCCGAAGTGGACTCTGGCCGATGGCGCCGGCCAGCAGGAGGACAGCGACGAGTCGGAATCGGCGAGCCCGAGCGAGGAACCGACCGAATCCGCGTCGCCGACCGGCGGCTCCGACGAGCCCACCGAGGAGGAGACGAGCACTCAGGCCGCTGAGCCGGCCGGCTCGGATCTCAGCACGGTCTTCGGCATCGCAGCGGTCGTGCTCGTCCTGCTGCTGCTCGCCGCGCTGCCGGCGATCTGGCGTTCGATCCTGCGGTCGCGCCGGACGAAGGATCCGCATGATCTCGAAGCGGTGTGGACCGAAGTGCGGGCTCTGGCCACCGACTTCGGGCAGAGCCTGGATTCGAGTCGGACGCTGCGCTTCAACGAACTCGTGCTGGCCGGCGCCGTGCCTGCGGCCGGAGCCAGTGCTGCCGGTGGCGCTGCGGCAGGGTCCGCGGACGTCTCGAGCTCCGCTGGTACGGCTGCCGGCTCCACGGGTCCCGAGACCGATCCGGAGACCGGTGAACCCGTGCGCAGGTCCGCCGCCGAGCTGGCTGCCGGTTCCGGTGCCGCCGCAGACGGCGACGGGGCTGCCGGATCCTCGGCGTTCGATCGTTCGGATGAGCGGCTGAAGCGTCTGAGCAGTCCGGCCCCGACCGGACCGGAGGCAGCAGGTCGCGATGACTCCGCCCTGTCGGCTTTCGTCGATGCTCTCGAAGCCCAGCGCTACGGTGCCGCGGCCGAGTCTCTCGACGACTCCGAAGTGCGCGCGCTCATCGACGAGGTGAGTACGGAGCTGTCGGAGCGGGCCACGCCGGGCAGCCGGATCTCCGCGAGGATCTGGCCGGCCAGCTTGTTCAATCGTCCGAACTGA